tcatcatcatcatcatcatcatcatagactACAAGTCATCCTTGCTATACTCTACtcttctggtatcagaggcagcattgcTTTCATGTCCTACTTGCGAGATTCCCATTGGGATCTAGTTGGCCGCTGTGGGTGACAGGTTGTTGGACTAGGTAGGAcattgggctgatccagcagggctcttcttatattataAGTACTAACAGCatttactctagggtgaccatatgaccggatttgcctggatttgcccgggtttttgatggcaaatccgggagggggaggggaaatccgggttttcccccaaagagcagctctaatgggaattaacaaaaatgcttataactccttcattttttaagataaagacatgaaacttggcacaatggtagctcttaggaagggctttagtcataccaaatttgaaacagtttcgttcatccattgattttttaggaattttttaaaaatttaggttttaaaattattatttttagaattgtcatttttaaagttaaagagatgaaactttgtaccatgataggatttaggtagtgctttagccacaccaaatttgaaacagatctgttcatccattgattttttaggattttttttaaaaatgaggttttaaaattattatttttaaaactgtcatttttaaagataaagagctgaaagttggcaccatgaaagcttttaggtagagctttagccgtaccaaatttgaaacagatctgggggcagtagcaaaccctgttaacaacaacagcagcttgcaatgagtgaagatacagtcagaaaagatatttgagggaaggggagaatgtaacacaaagaatatagcaaaagcttcaaagtacagcaaaacctaccaaagtaggagtgagtgaagttaatttcagatacattgaatctctcacttgttctttatttcagtgattttaatattaagatgttatgtagaacagatttgtcttaaatgtgtgctgtaaaatcagacatgtgaccaaggctatgttcgggtgggcacgcccccttggtactggacacgcccccttggggccgaccatgttgtcctcctttttggtttccaaaatatggtcaccctaatttactcaGGCTCAAAGCTTTCTTCAGGCAGAGAAAGATAAAGGAATGGGGAAGGTCAGCCCCCTGTGATTGTTGGGCAGCGTGAGGCCTCTGGAAGGGCCTGAGCAGGTATAAAAACTAGGGCCCTTGCATGCTCAAGAGAGCTGAACCTCCTGTATTTCATTCCTCCATCTCCAGCATGGTGGACTGCAGGGACCCAGAACTTGAGAACACATGTACTTCAAACTCTGCCCGGATACAGTAATGTCAGTGAGAGTCATTTGATTCAGCATCATATGGATTATAACCGATATTTCCATTTAACACTGAAAAAAATGCATGTTATTTTCCTTGCCAAGTTCCTATATTGCTTTACAGATTAATGGTGTTTAACTTTCAATGCAGGACAGCTGAGGTTGTAATCAAAGTCACACCTTTACTGAAATGTTAAATAACCCAAATGCACCAGTTGatttcccccactctctctccagGAAATGAAAGCACCACCACAGCCAAAAGGGTTGGTTCAGGAGAGATCATCAGGCCACTAGTTTTCCGGCTACATGATAGCGTTCCTGCATTGGTCCGTGAGATTTTACTGGAATGTGGCTGGGTTGAGTATGATGAGCACGAGCAAGATAATGAGGACTGGAATCTATACTGGCAGAATCATCCTTTCCGGATGACAGAGCACCGGGGCATTAAACCATGGCAGAGGCTCAATCATCACCCAGAAACGATCAGGATCACCAGGAAAGACTATTTGGCAAGACACCTGAAACGCATGAAAGGAATTTATGGAACAGCTCTCTACGAGTTCAGTCCAGCAGCTTTCATCATGCCCAATGACTACATCAAATTCATAACAGAGTACACCAAGGAGAGGCAAACGCCAGGCAAAAAGCTGAGTTACTGGATCTGCAAGCCTGTCGACAGGTCTCGTGGAAGGGGCATCCTAATTTTTCAGGACATTAAAGACTTTGTTTATGACTGCATGGTCATTGTGCAGAAGTACATCAGCAACCCCTTGCTTATTTCTGGGTACAAGTGGGATCTCCGTCTTTACGTCTGTGTCACAAGTTTCTGTCCCCTCACTATTTATACCTACGAAGAAGGGCTGGTGAGGTTTGCCACAGAGAAGTTTGACCTCGAATGCCTAGACAATGTTTATGCCCACTTGACAAACACCAGCATCAATAAATTTGGACCCTCATACACCAAGGATAAAGATGTCATTGGCTCTGGTTGCAAATGGACTTTTAGCCGTTTCCGGGCCTACCTACGTAGCCGCAATGTGGATGACCTGCGCTTGTGGAAGAGGATCAACCACATTGTCACACTTACCTTGCTCGCCATCACCCCGTCCGTACCATTTACCTCAAATTGCTTTGAGCTCTTTGGATTTG
This sequence is a window from Elgaria multicarinata webbii isolate HBS135686 ecotype San Diego chromosome 4, rElgMul1.1.pri, whole genome shotgun sequence. Protein-coding genes within it:
- the TTLL2 gene encoding probable tubulin polyglutamylase TTLL2 — protein: MSLLRKTDCHPGKVQMCTATEEICTENLAGLRSSEKGNESTTTAKRVGSGEIIRPLVFRLHDSVPALVREILLECGWVEYDEHEQDNEDWNLYWQNHPFRMTEHRGIKPWQRLNHHPETIRITRKDYLARHLKRMKGIYGTALYEFSPAAFIMPNDYIKFITEYTKERQTPGKKLSYWICKPVDRSRGRGILIFQDIKDFVYDCMVIVQKYISNPLLISGYKWDLRLYVCVTSFCPLTIYTYEEGLVRFATEKFDLECLDNVYAHLTNTSINKFGPSYTKDKDVIGSGCKWTFSRFRAYLRSRNVDDLRLWKRINHIVTLTLLAITPSVPFTSNCFELFGFDILVDDKLKPWLLEVNHSPGLRLDCATDATVKRSLLHDVIDLLNYKEADTLRKNKGVNRKFSCFSQTSCLLTTQAEVSLDFMTCGKGIKSAATSPSPSLLKINKSTPSFGRTASAYPKKTLTSQLRERMNMPKTPLPSKPSPKSKQTLRTSSSLCEPVHSTCWFHSPELYAHKPSIPPYFLSDKDKKPFPRVGDFVLIFPFNDATLEASRNGINVKNVIQEMHKLRSKELQPEHQKLNKNLFNL